The genomic region CCGAACGTTCAGTCAGCCGACACATCCTGAATGCGGCCCATATTATCGACATGGCGCAGACTTTGTTTCAATTGATTCAATTCTAAATCGCTCAACTCCAAGTTCCCCAGCTCCATGTGGTGCAGTTCTTGGGCCAGCGCCGCCAAAGAAGTCTGGGCCAGCCGAGCTTCCAAAGCCGCTTGCGCCTCGGCACAGATTTGCCCCAGCGCGGCCTGAATGTGCCGTCCCACCGTGCAGTCTTCGCTGGGATGCTCATGGAGAGCGATCAAGCGCTCTGGGGGCTGTACCGCTTGGTAAATGTCTAGCAAGCTGATCTGGTCGGCGGCCCTCGCCAGCTTGAGGCCAGTCACGCCCTGCTGCGAGCACACCAATCCGGCGCGGCGCATCATGCTGCTAATGCCGCGCACGATCACCGGATTGACGCCCACGCTGCACGCCAGCTTTTCGGAGCTCATGGACTGTTCCGGATAAAGACTGAGCAGCGCCAGCACGTGCGAGGCCACCGAAAAGCGGCTGGAAACCGTCATAAGCTGCGCCTCAACATGTCAGCATGTTACTTACAGGCTGCGCTGAAGTCAAGCCAGTGCAGTCAAAGCAACGGAGCCGGTTGAGCGCGGCAAAACGTTACTGGAGCTGCGCCATCACTTCAATTTCGACCATCACGTCACGCGGGAGGCGGGCGACCTGCACCGTCGAGCGGGCCGGATAGGGAGCTTTGAAATACTCGGCGTAGACGGCATTCATGGCCGCGAAGTTGTTCATGTCGCTCAGAAATACGGTGGTTTTGACCACGTCGCCAAAATCCGCACCCGCTTCCGCCAGCAGGGCCGCCAAGTTGTCAAATACTTGCTTACTCTGCTCGGCGATGCCGCCTTCGACAAGGTGGCCTGCGGGCGTCAGCGGAATTTGGCCGCTGGTGATAAGCAGGTTGCCGAAGCGCACCGCTTGGCTGTACGGCCCGATGGCGGCGGGGGCTTTGGCAGTCGAGATCACACGTTTGGCCGGGCGAGATGAATCGGTCATGGCTTCATTGTAGCGGGCGTGTGAAACCTTGATCCAAACTCGCCTTCTTGCCGCGACCTGCCGCCCACTTTCCCAAACCTCAATTCAAATCTTGCTGGTCTTTTGGCGGCCCCGAAGTTTTTTTCAGCCGCAACGCTTGAGGCAAGGCCTGCTGAAGGCGGCGTTGGCTGTGCCACTTCATCCACAGCAGCACGCCGATGAGCACCGCCGCCGAGACCGACAAAATGAAGGTGCGCTCCTCTTGAAACAGCAGCGCTCCCATCAAGGCAAAGTACACCAAGGCCAGCGCCGCGTAGACCAGCGGGCTGCTGCCCTTGCGGCTGCCCAGCAAGACATCGATATAAATCGGGCCGTCGTTTTGGCGCGGCGGCAAGCTGTAGCTCGGTAGGGGTTGCTGGCTGTCCACGTCAACCACCACCGCCGTGACGTTGTCGGGGCCGCCCAGCGAATTGGCGGCGTCCACCAATCGCTGCACCGTGATCGCCGGCGGCAGCCCCCAGCCCAACATGGCCTTGAGATCGTGCTCCTCGACCACGCCACTCAGGCCGTCACTGCA from Deinococcus detaillensis harbors:
- a CDS encoding Rrf2 family transcriptional regulator, whose translation is MTVSSRFSVASHVLALLSLYPEQSMSSEKLACSVGVNPVIVRGISSMMRRAGLVCSQQGVTGLKLARAADQISLLDIYQAVQPPERLIALHEHPSEDCTVGRHIQAALGQICAEAQAALEARLAQTSLAALAQELHHMELGNLELSDLELNQLKQSLRHVDNMGRIQDVSAD
- a CDS encoding RidA family protein encodes the protein MTDSSRPAKRVISTAKAPAAIGPYSQAVRFGNLLITSGQIPLTPAGHLVEGGIAEQSKQVFDNLAALLAEAGADFGDVVKTTVFLSDMNNFAAMNAVYAEYFKAPYPARSTVQVARLPRDVMVEIEVMAQLQ